From Sulfurovum zhangzhouensis, one genomic window encodes:
- a CDS encoding KdsC family phosphatase, whose amino-acid sequence MSIELIVLDVDGTMTDSRITYSEAGDEIKSFNVKDGLAIASWRKLGKQVAIITGRSSKIVERRAKELHIEHFYQGVKDKRVVLESLLEKLDLKMENVAAIGDDLNDLRMLKAVQLSFVPSDASRYVDKEADVVLSKKGGDGAVREMIERLIIQEGLEEKYLQLWV is encoded by the coding sequence ATGAGTATTGAACTGATCGTGTTGGATGTTGACGGTACTATGACCGACAGCCGTATCACATACAGTGAAGCAGGTGATGAGATCAAGTCTTTCAATGTAAAGGATGGACTTGCTATCGCTTCATGGCGTAAGTTGGGTAAACAAGTAGCGATCATTACAGGAAGAAGTTCCAAAATCGTTGAAAGACGTGCTAAAGAGCTCCACATAGAACACTTTTATCAAGGGGTAAAAGACAAAAGAGTAGTGTTAGAGTCATTGTTAGAGAAACTGGATCTGAAGATGGAAAACGTTGCGGCAATCGGTGATGATCTCAATGACCTCAGAATGTTAAAAGCGGTTCAGCTTTCATTTGTACCTAGCGATGCATCAAGATATGTAGATAAAGAGGCCGATGTAGTACTAAGTAAAAAAGGCGGAGACGGTGCTGTACGTGAAATGATAGAGCGCCTGATCATACAAGAAGGGCTTGAAGAGAAGTATCTGCAGCTATGGGTTTAA
- the hisB gene encoding imidazoleglycerol-phosphate dehydratase HisB has product MIEVNRETKETQITVKLNLYGKGEAKIDTGVGFLDHMLEAFAKHSYIDLEVKCTGDTHIDDHHSVEDVGIAIGQALHKAIYPVQNIERYGNATVVMDEASITCDLDISNRGFLVFELPIGGKVGNFDVELVEEFFRAFTFNVPLTLHLIYNRGKNKHHIIEGAFKALAVALRRAVTVNENAGIPSTKGVL; this is encoded by the coding sequence ATGATTGAAGTAAATAGAGAAACTAAAGAGACACAGATTACTGTCAAGTTGAATCTTTACGGTAAGGGAGAAGCTAAGATAGATACTGGGGTCGGCTTCCTTGATCACATGCTTGAAGCATTTGCAAAACACTCTTATATAGACCTTGAAGTGAAGTGTACGGGTGATACGCATATTGATGACCACCACTCAGTAGAAGATGTTGGTATAGCTATCGGTCAGGCATTACATAAAGCAATTTATCCTGTTCAAAACATTGAGCGTTACGGTAATGCAACAGTGGTAATGGATGAGGCTAGCATTACTTGTGATCTGGATATCTCTAACAGGGGTTTTTTGGTCTTTGAGCTACCGATAGGCGGTAAGGTAGGGAACTTTGATGTAGAGCTTGTAGAAGAGTTTTTCAGAGCCTTTACATTCAATGTACCTTTGACACTGCACCTGATATATAATCGCGGTAAAAATAAACACCATATCATTGAAGGTGCCTTTAAAGCATTGGCTGTTGCATTGCGCAGAGCAGTAACGGTCAATGAAAATGCAGGTATCCCAAGTACCAAGGGTGTTCTATGA
- a CDS encoding septal ring lytic transglycosylase RlpA family protein yields MRKTISFLSIFVLLSLSFIFTGCSQKSGTCKATKYTSLARQKATMRDYTVLGKRYHPTFVEVGDKMKGISSWYGPNFHGKQTSNGECYDMNGQTAAHKTWPMDTMVKVTNLENGKSTIVRINDRGPFVKGRIIDCSYTAGKQLGLDRMGIARVEIQVVGFAGKVTPQEIIAKQQKTHTQERVMISDFGVQVGAFRRYQGAQIYKGQYGSLDKRYQPLIKRFDDVDGAPLYRVWIMGFRSEEEARDFIDKFHLSGAFIIRQ; encoded by the coding sequence ATGCGGAAAACCATCTCTTTTTTATCGATTTTTGTATTATTGTCACTGAGCTTCATTTTTACAGGATGTTCCCAAAAAAGCGGTACCTGTAAGGCAACAAAATATACCAGTTTAGCACGACAAAAAGCAACGATGCGTGACTACACGGTACTTGGAAAACGTTATCATCCGACGTTTGTGGAAGTTGGAGACAAGATGAAGGGAATCTCCAGCTGGTATGGTCCTAACTTCCATGGAAAGCAGACAAGTAACGGTGAATGCTACGATATGAACGGACAAACCGCTGCACACAAAACCTGGCCGATGGATACCATGGTGAAAGTAACAAACCTTGAAAACGGTAAAAGTACCATTGTCCGTATCAATGATAGAGGTCCGTTCGTGAAAGGACGTATCATTGACTGTAGTTATACTGCAGGTAAACAACTAGGGCTGGACCGTATGGGGATTGCCCGTGTTGAGATTCAGGTTGTAGGATTTGCCGGTAAGGTCACACCGCAGGAAATCATTGCCAAACAGCAAAAAACACATACACAAGAGCGTGTGATGATCTCGGATTTTGGTGTACAAGTGGGTGCTTTCCGACGTTATCAAGGTGCACAGATCTACAAGGGACAGTACGGATCATTGGATAAACGTTACCAACCTCTCATCAAGCGTTTTGATGATGTAGATGGTGCACCGCTTTATAGAGTTTGGATCATGGGTTTCAGGTCTGAAGAAGAAGCAAGAGATTTTATTGATAAATTCCATCTTTCAGGTGCATTTATCATCAGACAATAG